CCTCCGTATTTTCTCCATGCACATGCAGAATATGAGAATCAATAATTTCCTGAAAGCAAAAAATCTTGTAATAAAAGGCGAATAAAAGAACTAACGCAGTGTAATAAACACATAAAAAAGAGCCTATTACACAAAACTAAAGAGAATATGATTTAGCTTACATTTTCGTAACGGCAGGAGTTGGGTACATAATGAAAGGAAAGTTAACGCTGTTGGCAGTACTTTTATTGCCTTGGCTGTCTATAGTAAAAGTTGATAAATTTGTCTTTAAAAGATACCTACCTGTTTTGACATTTAGTTCATTAGTTATTGCTTTTATCAGTGAGTTATCTAAAAGCTTTACATGGTGGAAAGTAAGGAAACCTCTTTTCCCTAAACTTTCAAGCGACGTTTCTTTTATATTTGGACCGTTTTTTATAGCTAATTTTTGGGTATTCAAGCTGACCTATGGGAATTTCAAAAAATATTTGTTAATTAACGTCCTATTTGACTATCTATTTGCTTACCCTTTGACCAGTCTGGCAGAAAAACTAAAGGTATATAAAATGGTAAACATGACGCGCTTTCAACTTTTTCTCATCTCGATTGCGACTGCTTTTATTAATTATTTGTATCAGCATTTTATAGAAGATGTTTTAAGGCAGAGAAGACAATAGGTGATAGTTCGTTAACGAGCTCATCGGCATTTAAGTGTCGCTTACTGCCAATTGTAAATGGTATTGAAGACCTTCAAGTGTACTACATAAATACTTAGCAAAGATACTAAAAGTCCAATAAATAGTGGAATAACAAAAAGAGAAGCGTGACGGAGAAGGTAAATCTCTTTCACGTTTCTCTTTTTTGTCATGTATATAAACTTTATCTGTACACGGTCATGGGCAAATACGTTAAAGATTGACCGGTAGCTGAAGCTGTTAAATTCGGTTCTAATTCAAAATCCAAAATGGTTAAATACGGAAAAACTACGGTGATAAGTTTCTTTGAAAAGAGAAATATTTCTCTTTTCAAAGAATGCTTCATCTTGAATACAAATAATGGAATAAGATCAAACACGGTTATATCCGCTTTTATAAATCAGATTATTCAAATTAATTGAGTGGACTCTGTTTCAAAAAAGAGAAAATTAGTTGATAATTATAAATAAAGCAAGAATCTACTCTCAAGTTATTATAGAAAGGAGCTTACAATACTGTGAAGAATACATTCCAAGAGCACATAGAGGTCGACTGCTCTTCTAAAAATTTTAACTGGTGGCATGCAGTTATAAATTCGATAAATGATGGTATTCTAGTTATCGACAGAGAAGGGATTGTCAGATTTATTAACCCAGAGTATACAAAGATTACAGGAGTAAAAAGTGATATTATTGGAAAGCCACTAATAGAATATCGCCCAGGAGCTCAGTTAACAAATGCTCTAAAAGACCAACAATGCAGAGTAGGTGTATATCGAAAAGAAAAAAATCGGGAATATATGGTGGATATGGCTCCAATTATAATAGAAGGTAAAGTTGCAGGAGCCGTATCGGTTTGTAAAAGTCTTAATGAAGTTGACAAGTTATCAAAGGAATTGAGAAGACAAACCGAAAAGTTAAAGAATTTAGAAAACCGAATGGATTCTATCTATGAAGCAAAATATACATTTGAACAAATAATTGGTAGGGAAGAAGGGTTAAGGCACGTCGTTCATATAGCTGAAAAAGTAGCAGAATCTCAATTTCCTATTCTTGTGACGGGAGAAAGCGGCACGGGAAAAGAATTATTTTCACAGGCTATACATAATAAAAGTGAGCGCCAGCATGGTCCTTTTATACCTGTAAATTGTGCGGCTATTCCTTCGTCTCTGTTAGAAAGTGAACTTTTTGGATATGGAGATGGTGCTTTTACAAATGCTAAAAAAGGCGGAAAGGCTGGACTATTCGAAATAGCAAACAACGGAACTATATTCCTAGATGAAATTGGAGATATGTCATATGATCTTCAAGCTAAGTTGTTAAGAGTTCTGCAAGAGAAGAAAATCAGAAGGGTAGGAGAAGCTACTGAACGAGAAGTTGACGTAAGAATTATTGCTGCTACGCACCGCAACTTACAGCAGCTTGTGAATAAGAAACAATTTCGAGAAGATTTATTTTATAGACTTAACGTTATTCAACTAGAGATACCTCCTTTGAGAGAAAGGAAAGAAGATATACGTAAACTCGTCTCCTCTTTTATTAAATACTCGACCGCCAATGCATCTTACAAAATTGACGAATATACACTAGGCTTTCTTCAATCCTATCATTGGCCTGGCAACGTAAGAGAATTAAAAAATGTGATTGACTATGCCACATGTATGGCAGAAGGTACAGATATTATGTTTCATCACCTTCCACAATTTATGATTAAAGATGAACAAAGCTTTTCAGACGTTCTAGGTAAGGTAGATAAACCTAATCAAACACTGCAGGAAGCTATACAGGATAAAGAGTGCGCATTTATTCAGGAAATATTAAGAAAATACCCAAATAATATTGGGGGAAAAAGGAAAGCAGCAGAGGTTTTAGGTATTTCTTTAGCTACTTTATACAATAAAATGAAGAAATATCATATTCATTTCTAAGTCGTTAGAAAGATTTCTAGATTTTCAGAAATGCTGGAAACTATGTATTAAGAAACGTATCTCTTCACTGAGCGGTGATTATTTCTAAAATATTAGAATTTCAATTGACAAGAACAAAAAAAGAAAGCAGATTCATTGATAACGCTTTCTTTTTTGTTGTGCAATAAATTTTTTTGTCACATTTTGAAAGGATTTTGTAAAGGTTTGTTGCTGTTTTTACATATCCTTGGCATGAATCCTGCAAGAATAAAAAGTACAGAAGTTTTTTACATCCAAGATTCATCAATCTACAAATTTAGGGCAGGGGGGATTACATGTTAGCATTATTAGGATTTTTAATTATTGGTTTATTTCTATTTTTAATTATGACCAATCGTTTATCTGTATTGATTGCGTTAGTTCTCGTACCAACTGTTTTTGCATTAATAGGTGGATTTGGATTAGAAATGGGAGACATGATGTTAGAAGGCATTATAAAAGTAGCACCTACAGGCATTATGATTGTTTTTGCAGTTTTGTACTTTGGTTTAATGATTGATACGGGTTTATTTAATCCTATGATTTCTAAAATGCTTCGTCTAGTTAAAGGAGATCCATTAAAAGTAGTCGTAGGTACAGCTATTGTTACGATGCTTGTATCATTAGACGGTGACGGTGCATCTACTTTTATGATTACCATTACAGCGCTGCTACCTCTTTATAAAAGATTAAAGATGAATCCTCTTATTTTATCAGGAGTGGTTGCTTTAGGAGCAGGAGTTATGAACTTAGCTCCTTGGGGGGGGCCTACTGCTAGAGCCATGACTACATTTAATGCAGATTCTTCTCAATTATTTAACCCTGTTATCCCCGCGATGATTGCTGGGATTGTGTGGGTGTTAGCATCTGCTTTTTGGATTGGGAAAAAGGAGCGGCAGAGACTAGGAGTCATTGAACTAGAAGAACATATACAAGGGTTTACAGAACATGCAGCTGCTCTAGAAATGAAAAAGCCCCAGCTTTTTTGGTTTAATCTTGCTTTAACAATTTTGCTTCTTATCGCGTTAATTAAAGTATGGCTGCCTTTACCGATTTTATTTATTGTCGCGTTTGCAATTGCTCTTTTAGTCAATTATCCAAATCCAGAAGAGCAGCAAAAACGCTTACTAAGCCATGCAAATAACGTTTTAATTGTTTCTACGATGATTTTCGCTGCAGGCATTTTCACGGGTATTTTGACAGGAACAAAGATGATAGATGGAATGGCTTCTGCAATGGTTAGTATTATCCCTGAATCACTAGCTTCTTACTTACCTGTACTAGTAGCAATTACAAGTATGCCTCTTAGCTTAGTGTTTACACCGGATGCCTACTATTTTGGGGTCTTACCAATTATTAGCCAGACGGCTTCTAACTTTGGCATCAATCCAATTGAGATTGGCAGAGCAGCTATTCTAGGACAAATGACAACTGGATTTCCATTAAGTCCTTTAACCGCATCGACCTTTATCCTTGTAGGGTTAGCCGGAGTGAATTTAGGCGATCATCAGCGTTTTATCTTTAAGTGGGCCTTTGGAACGACCATTGTTATGACGATTGTGGCATTAATAACAGGAGCAATTACTATTTGAGGTGATAAAAATGATAAGAATTGGATCAGGCGCGGGTTTCTCAGGAGATCGATTAGAACCGGCGGTTATACTAGCTGAAAAAGGAAATTTAGATTATTTAGTATTGGAATGTTTAGCCGAAAGAACAATCGCACTTGCCCAAAAAAGAAAAAGTCAAAACCCTTTAATGGGTTATGATCCTTTGTTAGAAAAAAGACTAGAGCCTCTTTTACCTATTATTAAGGAAAATAAGGTGCGAATTATTACCAATATGGGAGCAGCCAATCCAATAGATGCTGCTGAAAAAGTTGTTGAAATAGCTAACCGACTAAACATTGAGATAAAGGTAGCAGCCGTAACGGGAGATGATGTACTAAAGTTGATAGATAGGAATGGATTGACTCTAGAAACAAATGAACCGATATCTCATTTTGGTAACGTTATATCTGCAAACGCTTACCTTGGTGTGGAAACAATATTGCCAGCTCTAGAGACAGATGCTCAAGTTATTATTACTGGTAGAGTAGCAGATCCGTCTTTATTTGTTGCTCCAATGGTACACCATTTTGGATGGTCTTTAGACGATGTAGATAAAATTGCTCAAGGAACAGTAATTGGACACTTATTGGAGTGTGGGGGACAGATAGCTGGTGGTTATTTTGCTGATCCTGGAAAAAAAGAAGTCCCACAGCTTGCTGAATTAGGATTTCCATTTGCTGATATTAAAGAAGATGGGACAGCAATTATTACTAAAGTAGAAGACACAGGAGGAGTCATTAATTTAGCTACTGTAAAAGAACAGCTGCTTTACGAAGTAACTGACCCTCATCAATATATAACACCAGATGTTATTGCTGACTTTACTTCGGTTCATTTGCATGAAATTAAATTGAATCAAATTCATGTATCTGGTGGAACAGGTATACCAAGACCTAAAACGTTAAAAGTCAGCGTAGGTTACGAAGCAGGTGTTATTGGAGAAGGAGAAATTTCCTACGCTGGTTCCAATGCTCTAGAAAGAGCTAAGCTAGCCGGTGAAATTTTATATAGTCGTTTAAAAGATAAAGTAGTCGACTTAAGAATTGATTATATCGGTCTTTCCTCCGTTCATAGAGTTTCTTTTCAAGAATCAGCTCCTTATGAAATCAGACTGAGAGTAGCAGGGAGATGTCTTACTTCAAAGGAAGCAGCCAAAATTGGAGAAGAGGTAGAAGCTCTTTATACGAACGGACCAGCGGGCGGAGGCGGAGCAAGAAAGTATGTTAATGAGGTAGTAGGTATTGTGTCGACGTTGATTCCACGAAACAAAATAAAAACTTATCTTACATTAAAGGAGAGCTTAACAAATGAAAAAGAAATTATATGAACTTGCTCACAGTCGAGCTGGAGATAAGGGAAACACGCTTATGTTATCACTAATTCCATATAACGAAAAAGATTATTTCTTATTACGTGAAAAAGTGACTGCTTTGGAAGTGAAAAAACACTTAAAAAATATTGTAGAAGGAGACGTTGTTCGCTACGAGGTTCCTAATATATCAGCTTTTCAATTTGTATGTCACCGCGCATTACTTGGTGGAGTAACTACTTCTTTAGGAGTGGATACGCACGGGAAAAGCTTAAGCTATGCCCTTCTAGAAATGGAAGTAGACATTTAAAAAACCATATAAAGGAGGTACATTATCAATGAATAATATATCAATACAAAAAGTTATAAGTTTTATTACTGTAGGAGTTCTTATTCTAGCTTTTTTCCCTTTAAATATCGTCGC
The genomic region above belongs to Priestia megaterium and contains:
- a CDS encoding sigma-54 interaction domain-containing protein; this encodes MKNTFQEHIEVDCSSKNFNWWHAVINSINDGILVIDREGIVRFINPEYTKITGVKSDIIGKPLIEYRPGAQLTNALKDQQCRVGVYRKEKNREYMVDMAPIIIEGKVAGAVSVCKSLNEVDKLSKELRRQTEKLKNLENRMDSIYEAKYTFEQIIGREEGLRHVVHIAEKVAESQFPILVTGESGTGKELFSQAIHNKSERQHGPFIPVNCAAIPSSLLESELFGYGDGAFTNAKKGGKAGLFEIANNGTIFLDEIGDMSYDLQAKLLRVLQEKKIRRVGEATEREVDVRIIAATHRNLQQLVNKKQFREDLFYRLNVIQLEIPPLRERKEDIRKLVSSFIKYSTANASYKIDEYTLGFLQSYHWPGNVRELKNVIDYATCMAEGTDIMFHHLPQFMIKDEQSFSDVLGKVDKPNQTLQEAIQDKECAFIQEILRKYPNNIGGKRKAAEVLGISLATLYNKMKKYHIHF
- a CDS encoding CitMHS family transporter translates to MLALLGFLIIGLFLFLIMTNRLSVLIALVLVPTVFALIGGFGLEMGDMMLEGIIKVAPTGIMIVFAVLYFGLMIDTGLFNPMISKMLRLVKGDPLKVVVGTAIVTMLVSLDGDGASTFMITITALLPLYKRLKMNPLILSGVVALGAGVMNLAPWGGPTARAMTTFNADSSQLFNPVIPAMIAGIVWVLASAFWIGKKERQRLGVIELEEHIQGFTEHAAALEMKKPQLFWFNLALTILLLIALIKVWLPLPILFIVAFAIALLVNYPNPEEQQKRLLSHANNVLIVSTMIFAAGIFTGILTGTKMIDGMASAMVSIIPESLASYLPVLVAITSMPLSLVFTPDAYYFGVLPIISQTASNFGINPIEIGRAAILGQMTTGFPLSPLTASTFILVGLAGVNLGDHQRFIFKWAFGTTIVMTIVALITGAITI
- a CDS encoding acyclic terpene utilization AtuA family protein codes for the protein MIRIGSGAGFSGDRLEPAVILAEKGNLDYLVLECLAERTIALAQKRKSQNPLMGYDPLLEKRLEPLLPIIKENKVRIITNMGAANPIDAAEKVVEIANRLNIEIKVAAVTGDDVLKLIDRNGLTLETNEPISHFGNVISANAYLGVETILPALETDAQVIITGRVADPSLFVAPMVHHFGWSLDDVDKIAQGTVIGHLLECGGQIAGGYFADPGKKEVPQLAELGFPFADIKEDGTAIITKVEDTGGVINLATVKEQLLYEVTDPHQYITPDVIADFTSVHLHEIKLNQIHVSGGTGIPRPKTLKVSVGYEAGVIGEGEISYAGSNALERAKLAGEILYSRLKDKVVDLRIDYIGLSSVHRVSFQESAPYEIRLRVAGRCLTSKEAAKIGEEVEALYTNGPAGGGGARKYVNEVVGIVSTLIPRNKIKTYLTLKESLTNEKEII
- a CDS encoding AtuA-related protein translates to MKKKLYELAHSRAGDKGNTLMLSLIPYNEKDYFLLREKVTALEVKKHLKNIVEGDVVRYEVPNISAFQFVCHRALLGGVTTSLGVDTHGKSLSYALLEMEVDI